The Amycolatopsis sp. DG1A-15b genome window below encodes:
- a CDS encoding VWA domain-containing protein yields MTADTDRVRRWRLVLGGDGAGPGSGLADAQLSDEDSGVDAVLAALYDKPDEETTGGPRSANLGASAPRVARWLGDIRRYFPSTVVQVMQRDAVDRLGLTRMLLEKELLSAVEPDVHLVGTLLSLNGVLPEETKETAREVVRKVVTELEERLAERTRAAIRGALDKASRTHRPRPGDVDWARTIHANLKHYSPELRTIVPEKLIGFGRRQQAVQRDVILAVDQSGSMAESVVYSGLFGAVLASMRALKTSFVAFDTEVADLTEHLTDPVDVLFGTQLGGGTDINRAIAYCQGLVERPERTLLVLISDLYEGGDEDELLRRIAELAAAGVQVVTLLALSDSGAPSYDHENAAALAELGIPAFACTPDQFPELMAAAIRGDDLQSWAARESS; encoded by the coding sequence ATGACGGCAGACACCGACCGGGTGCGGCGCTGGCGGCTGGTGCTGGGCGGGGACGGCGCCGGGCCCGGGTCGGGACTGGCGGACGCTCAGCTGTCCGATGAGGACAGTGGGGTGGACGCGGTGCTGGCCGCGCTCTACGACAAGCCCGACGAGGAGACCACGGGCGGGCCGCGCAGCGCGAACCTGGGTGCCTCGGCGCCGCGGGTCGCGCGCTGGCTCGGCGACATCCGGCGCTACTTCCCGAGCACCGTCGTGCAGGTGATGCAGCGCGACGCGGTCGACCGGCTGGGGCTCACCCGGATGCTGCTGGAGAAGGAACTGCTGTCGGCGGTCGAGCCGGACGTCCACCTCGTCGGCACGCTGCTGTCGCTGAACGGCGTGCTGCCGGAGGAAACCAAGGAGACCGCCCGCGAGGTGGTCCGCAAGGTCGTCACCGAGCTGGAGGAACGGCTCGCCGAACGCACCCGCGCGGCGATCCGGGGCGCGCTGGACAAGGCGTCGCGGACGCACCGGCCCCGCCCCGGCGACGTCGACTGGGCACGCACGATCCACGCGAACCTGAAGCACTACTCCCCCGAACTGCGCACGATCGTCCCGGAGAAGCTGATCGGCTTCGGCCGTCGGCAGCAGGCGGTGCAGCGGGACGTGATCCTGGCCGTCGACCAGTCGGGCTCGATGGCGGAGTCGGTGGTGTACTCCGGGCTGTTCGGCGCGGTCCTGGCCTCGATGCGGGCGTTGAAGACGTCGTTCGTGGCGTTCGACACCGAGGTCGCGGACCTCACCGAGCACCTCACCGACCCGGTCGACGTCCTGTTCGGCACCCAGCTGGGCGGCGGCACGGACATCAACCGGGCGATCGCGTACTGCCAGGGCCTGGTCGAGCGCCCGGAGCGGACGCTGCTGGTGCTGATCAGCGACCTCTACGAGGGCGGCGATGAGGACGAACTGCTGCGCCGGATCGCCGAGCTGGCCGCCGCGGGGGTCCAGGTGGTGACGCTGCTGGCGCTGTCGGATTCGGGCGCACCGTCGTACGACCACGAGAACGCGGCGGCCCTGGCCGAGCTGGGCATCCCGGCCTTCGCGTGCACGCCCGACCAGTTCCCGGAGCTGATGGCCGCAGCCATTCGCGGCGACGACCTGCAGAGCTGGGCGGCCCGGGAGAGCAGCTGA
- a CDS encoding ribosomal protein bL36: MKVRSSIRSLARRPGAQVIRRGAKILVINKDNPRSKARQG, translated from the coding sequence ATGAAGGTCCGCAGCTCGATCCGTTCGCTCGCCCGCCGGCCGGGCGCCCAGGTCATCCGCCGGGGGGCGAAAATCTTGGTGATCAACAAGGACAACCCGCGCTCGAAGGCCCGCCAGGGCTGA
- a CDS encoding VOC family protein — protein sequence MGRSVVHFEIIGTDPARLRGYYGELFGWEFDTSGPVSDQVSEPGGYGFVETDTIPGGVGGGAAHERHVVFYVGVPDVAAALAEAERLGGTRRMGPDRAPGRDLVVAHFADPEGNLVGLAGPA from the coding sequence ATGGGTCGGTCAGTCGTGCACTTCGAGATCATCGGCACCGACCCGGCGCGGCTGCGCGGGTACTACGGCGAGCTGTTCGGCTGGGAGTTCGACACGTCCGGGCCGGTGTCGGACCAGGTGTCGGAACCGGGTGGCTACGGGTTCGTGGAGACGGACACCATCCCGGGCGGCGTCGGCGGCGGCGCGGCTCACGAGCGGCACGTCGTGTTCTACGTGGGCGTCCCGGACGTCGCGGCGGCGCTGGCCGAGGCCGAACGTCTCGGCGGCACCCGCCGGATGGGCCCGGACCGCGCCCCGGGACGGGACCTGGTGGTCGCCCACTTCGCCGACCCGGAGGGCAATCTCGTCGGCCTCGCGGGCCCGGCCTGA
- a CDS encoding winged helix-turn-helix transcriptional regulator, with protein MPTSRSYRDACTIARALDVVGERWALLVVRELLLGPQRFSDVRRALPGASSNLVTDRLRELEGHGVVTRRQLPPPAASTVYELTDWGRELEPVVLALGAWGARVPLPRAASLGVTSVLLFLRGSARPRGTACYRVELDARVWTVRTEPGRLTIEPGEPGAPDATVRTDPSTLNALLEQPSHLEEAIADRRLTIEGDRNAVRRLLREHEG; from the coding sequence ATGCCGACGAGCCGCAGCTACCGGGACGCCTGCACGATCGCGCGTGCCCTGGACGTCGTCGGGGAACGCTGGGCCCTGCTCGTGGTGCGTGAGCTGCTGCTCGGGCCGCAGCGGTTCTCCGACGTCCGCCGCGCGCTGCCCGGCGCCAGCTCGAACCTGGTCACCGACCGGCTCCGCGAGCTCGAAGGCCACGGCGTCGTGACGCGCCGGCAGCTGCCACCCCCGGCCGCCTCCACCGTCTACGAGCTCACCGACTGGGGCCGCGAACTGGAGCCGGTCGTGCTGGCGCTGGGCGCGTGGGGCGCGCGAGTCCCCCTCCCCCGGGCCGCGTCCCTCGGCGTCACCTCCGTGCTGCTGTTCCTCCGCGGGTCCGCCCGCCCGCGCGGCACCGCGTGCTACCGCGTCGAGCTGGACGCCCGCGTGTGGACGGTCCGCACCGAGCCGGGCCGCCTGACGATCGAGCCGGGCGAGCCCGGCGCCCCGGACGCGACGGTCCGGACCGATCCCTCGACCCTGAACGCCCTGCTCGAACAGCCTTCCCACCTCGAGGAGGCCATCGCCGACCGCAGGCTGACGATCGAAGGCGACCGGAACGCGGTCCGCAGGCTGCTGCGCGAACACGAAGGCTGA
- a CDS encoding polysaccharide lyase 8 family protein encodes MPVNRRNALRGGALAAASTVLLTRPAFAANAAATSAAHAASPVPAATAPIVAAYRQLQTGINRPSPERTAALANLGRVAKAYNASLSVAGGGAPLWTDLPLGPGSDYTTSMYARLRAIAVDWGTPGGALSGDPVVLDRIKAALELIHASQYNENVGEIGNWYTYEIGIPYYLLHTLSVVADQLTAEQLARYLAPVKRFVGNPNLRANNPAVVETGANRADKALISIVSGAMLGDTAWIRTGIDALTDVAGGGAASVVAKLDRAAGDGFHVDGSFIQHDTIPYPGHYGIVLLTALAGAIHVTQGTAYALPQPLKDKIYALVADSFAPFVYAGALMEPVRGRMLSRQGETGHDIGHQLTVATLVLARTAAGRTKTDLNALAAKWIKEGEYAPFLKIPDPERFAPGPDLVATPGIEFAQDMLASGARPARVVATHRIFGQQDRMVHVTDGWSASLGVSSTRISRYEAINGQNLKGYHVGDGVLYTFLPNAKGHYTDAYWPTVDPLLLPGTTEHDGPADPKFGGVPVGPNPHTGGVRWDARHGAYGFDFENWDGSLVAKKSWFFTPDGILCLGAGITSTSPHTVRTTIENRNLGEGGRGTLLADGRRVATDLGKATALRRPRWAHLENVGGYVLLDDASVTALREDRTGAWRDIDTGANTKGTTTPNTRRYQKLILEHGVQPTDAKYAYAVLPGASVIDTLTASWAWRVLANTPVVQAIRTADGTVLANFFAAGSVGELSVSGPASVAIGRCGIRTQLAVSDPTQLQDSVTVTVRGRSVVVPLKGTFGGTKLVAL; translated from the coding sequence ATGCCCGTGAACCGGAGAAATGCCCTGCGCGGCGGTGCCCTGGCGGCCGCTTCCACCGTGCTCCTCACCCGTCCGGCCTTCGCCGCGAACGCCGCGGCCACTTCCGCGGCGCATGCGGCCAGTCCGGTGCCCGCCGCGACCGCGCCGATCGTCGCCGCGTACCGGCAGCTGCAGACCGGCATCAACCGGCCGTCGCCCGAACGCACCGCGGCGCTGGCCAACCTCGGCCGGGTCGCCAAAGCCTACAACGCGAGCCTGTCCGTCGCCGGCGGTGGTGCTCCACTGTGGACGGACCTGCCGCTCGGCCCGGGCAGTGACTACACCACCTCGATGTACGCGCGGCTGCGCGCGATCGCCGTCGACTGGGGCACCCCGGGCGGCGCGCTGTCCGGCGACCCGGTGGTGCTCGACCGCATCAAGGCCGCGCTCGAGCTGATCCACGCCAGCCAGTACAACGAGAACGTCGGCGAAATCGGCAACTGGTACACCTACGAAATCGGCATCCCGTACTACCTGCTGCACACGCTGTCGGTGGTCGCCGACCAGCTCACCGCGGAGCAGCTGGCCCGTTACCTGGCGCCGGTCAAGCGGTTCGTCGGCAACCCGAACCTGCGCGCCAACAACCCGGCGGTGGTCGAGACCGGCGCCAACCGCGCGGACAAGGCACTCATCTCGATCGTCTCAGGCGCGATGCTCGGCGACACGGCGTGGATCAGAACCGGCATCGACGCGCTCACCGACGTCGCGGGCGGGGGTGCGGCGAGCGTCGTCGCGAAGCTGGACCGCGCGGCGGGCGACGGCTTCCACGTCGACGGTTCGTTCATCCAGCACGACACCATCCCGTACCCCGGGCACTACGGCATCGTGCTGCTGACCGCGCTCGCCGGCGCCATCCACGTTACGCAGGGCACCGCGTACGCGCTCCCGCAGCCGCTCAAGGACAAGATCTACGCGCTCGTCGCCGACAGCTTCGCGCCCTTCGTCTACGCGGGCGCGCTGATGGAGCCGGTGCGCGGGCGGATGCTGTCGCGCCAGGGGGAGACCGGCCACGACATCGGCCACCAGCTCACCGTCGCGACGCTGGTGCTGGCCCGGACGGCGGCGGGCAGGACGAAGACCGACCTCAACGCCCTGGCCGCGAAGTGGATCAAGGAAGGGGAGTACGCGCCGTTCCTGAAGATCCCGGACCCGGAGCGGTTCGCGCCCGGCCCGGACCTGGTGGCGACGCCGGGCATCGAGTTCGCGCAGGACATGCTGGCGTCGGGCGCGCGCCCGGCGCGGGTGGTGGCGACGCACCGGATCTTCGGCCAGCAGGACCGGATGGTCCACGTCACCGACGGCTGGTCGGCGTCCCTGGGCGTCAGCTCGACGCGGATCTCGCGCTACGAAGCCATCAACGGCCAGAACCTCAAGGGCTACCACGTCGGCGACGGCGTGCTCTACACGTTCCTCCCGAACGCCAAGGGGCACTACACCGACGCCTACTGGCCGACGGTGGACCCGCTGCTGCTGCCGGGCACGACCGAGCACGACGGCCCGGCCGACCCGAAGTTCGGCGGCGTGCCGGTCGGCCCGAACCCGCACACCGGCGGCGTCCGCTGGGACGCGCGGCACGGCGCGTACGGGTTCGACTTCGAGAACTGGGACGGCTCGCTGGTCGCGAAGAAGTCGTGGTTCTTCACCCCGGACGGGATCCTCTGCCTCGGCGCCGGGATCACCAGCACGTCGCCCCACACGGTGCGCACGACGATCGAGAACCGCAACCTCGGCGAGGGTGGCCGCGGGACGCTCCTGGCCGACGGCCGGCGCGTGGCCACCGACCTCGGCAAGGCGACGGCGCTGCGGCGGCCACGCTGGGCGCACCTGGAGAACGTCGGCGGGTACGTGCTGCTCGACGACGCTTCGGTGACGGCGTTGCGCGAGGACCGGACGGGCGCGTGGCGCGACATCGACACGGGCGCCAACACCAAGGGCACCACGACACCGAACACACGCCGGTACCAGAAGCTGATCCTGGAACACGGCGTGCAGCCGACGGACGCGAAGTACGCGTACGCGGTGCTCCCGGGTGCTTCGGTGATCGACACGCTCACGGCGTCCTGGGCGTGGCGGGTGCTCGCGAACACCCCGGTGGTGCAGGCGATCCGGACCGCCGACGGCACGGTGCTGGCGAACTTCTTCGCGGCGGGCTCGGTCGGTGAGCTCAGCGTGTCGGGTCCGGCGTCGGTCGCGATCGGGCGCTGCGGGATCCGGACCCAGCTCGCGGTGTCGGATCCGACGCAGCTGCAGGACAGCGTCACGGTGACGGTGCGCGGCCGGTCCGTGGTGGTGCCGCTGAAGGGCACGTTCGGCGGGACGAAGCTGGTCGCGTTGTAA
- a CDS encoding aldehyde dehydrogenase (NADP(+)), with amino-acid sequence MSQATDAATLEKILAGAAEAARPAAEATPAERAGWLTAVADALDAAAGELVPLAHAETHLPETPRLAGELKRTTFQLRLFAEVLTDGEYLGATVDHADPDWPMGPRPDIRRVKTAIGPVLVFAASNFPFAFSVAGGDTASALAAGCPVVLKAHPGHPELSAQTGSIVREALIKAGAPAALFNVIFGQEEGVTALKDPRIAAASFTGSIPGGRALFDIANARPRPIPFYGELGSVNPVVVTEAAIAARGEAVAKGYAGSFTLGAGQFCTKPGLLFLPEDHGLTDALRAALDGAAAQPMLNDRIASGYASKLSALREVPGVEVVSSSASSSPAFTPTLLATTGKQFLEGGATVHEECFGPASLIVTYADQAELLSLLDVIEPGLTATIHGEESDADWIRPVLPALARIAGRLLWNDWPTGVTVSWAQQHGGPYPATTAPTTTSVGTAAIERFLRPVAWQGFPDALLPEPLQEANPWQLPRRTDGSR; translated from the coding sequence ATGAGCCAGGCCACTGACGCCGCCACGCTCGAGAAGATCCTGGCGGGAGCCGCCGAAGCCGCCCGTCCCGCCGCCGAGGCGACCCCGGCCGAACGGGCCGGCTGGTTGACCGCCGTCGCCGACGCCCTCGACGCCGCCGCCGGCGAACTGGTCCCGCTGGCGCACGCCGAGACGCACCTGCCGGAGACCCCGCGGCTGGCCGGCGAGCTGAAGCGCACGACGTTCCAGCTGCGCCTGTTCGCCGAGGTGCTCACCGACGGCGAGTACCTCGGCGCCACCGTCGACCACGCCGATCCGGACTGGCCGATGGGCCCGCGTCCGGACATCCGCCGCGTCAAGACCGCGATCGGGCCGGTGCTGGTGTTCGCGGCCAGCAACTTCCCGTTCGCGTTCAGCGTCGCCGGTGGTGACACCGCCTCCGCGCTGGCCGCGGGCTGCCCGGTGGTCCTTAAGGCCCACCCCGGGCACCCGGAGCTGTCCGCGCAGACCGGCTCGATCGTGCGGGAGGCGCTGATCAAGGCGGGTGCGCCGGCGGCCCTGTTCAACGTGATCTTCGGCCAGGAGGAAGGCGTCACCGCGCTCAAGGACCCGCGGATCGCGGCGGCGTCGTTCACCGGCTCGATCCCCGGCGGGCGGGCGCTGTTCGACATCGCGAACGCGCGGCCGCGGCCGATCCCGTTCTACGGCGAGCTGGGCAGCGTCAACCCGGTGGTGGTCACCGAGGCCGCGATCGCCGCGCGCGGGGAAGCCGTGGCGAAGGGCTACGCCGGGTCGTTCACCCTCGGCGCGGGCCAGTTCTGCACCAAGCCGGGCCTGCTGTTCCTGCCGGAGGACCACGGCCTGACCGACGCGTTGCGCGCGGCCCTGGACGGCGCCGCGGCGCAGCCGATGCTCAACGACCGCATCGCTTCCGGATACGCGTCGAAGCTTTCGGCGCTGCGGGAGGTGCCGGGCGTCGAGGTCGTGTCTTCGTCGGCTTCTTCCTCGCCCGCGTTCACCCCGACGCTGCTGGCCACCACCGGCAAGCAGTTCCTCGAGGGCGGCGCCACGGTGCACGAAGAGTGCTTCGGGCCGGCGTCGCTGATCGTCACGTACGCCGACCAGGCCGAACTGCTGAGCCTGCTCGACGTCATCGAACCGGGCCTCACCGCCACGATCCACGGCGAGGAGTCCGACGCGGACTGGATCCGGCCGGTGCTGCCGGCCCTGGCCCGCATCGCCGGGCGGCTGTTGTGGAACGACTGGCCCACGGGGGTGACGGTCAGCTGGGCCCAGCAGCACGGCGGCCCGTACCCGGCCACCACCGCCCCGACGACGACGTCCGTCGGCACCGCGGCGATCGAGCGGTTCCTGCGCCCGGTCGCCTGGCAGGGCTTCCCGGACGCCCTGCTGCCCGAACCCCTGCAGGAGGCCAACCCCTGGCAGCTGCCCCGCCGCACCGACGGCTCCCGCTGA
- a CDS encoding glucarate dehydratase family protein, whose product MQILDVVLTPVAFADPPLLNVMGVHEPFALRSVVQVKCEDGIVGLGESYGDDAFLGEVRKVLPRLRGHDVFDLPGLQRLVAEALSDTVLTDAHGLIGGFSIRKTVASVYSLFEVACLDAQGHFLGRPVTDLLGGRARDAVEFSAYLFYKYGKHIDGREDSWGEITTPETLVGSAKRMFDEYGFRSIKLKGGVYEPAQEVDGVRALAEAFPGHPLRIDPNGAWTVETSIRVAEELDGVLEYLEDPTPGIEGMARVAERASMPLATNMCVVNFGDVEPGFRARAIGVLLSDHHFWGGLRATQALSVTCESFGVGLSMHSNSHLGISLAAMVQVAAATPHLTYACDTHWPWKVEDVIEPGVLEFTDGAVAVPTTPGLGITLDEDALAKLHENYVRCGLTKRDDGTYMRKYVPGFEANTARW is encoded by the coding sequence ATGCAGATCCTCGACGTCGTGCTCACCCCGGTCGCCTTCGCGGACCCGCCGCTGCTCAACGTCATGGGCGTGCACGAGCCGTTCGCGCTGCGCAGCGTCGTCCAGGTCAAGTGCGAGGACGGGATCGTCGGGCTCGGCGAGTCCTACGGCGACGACGCCTTCCTCGGCGAGGTGCGCAAGGTGCTGCCGCGGCTGCGCGGCCACGACGTGTTCGACCTGCCCGGCCTGCAGCGGCTGGTCGCCGAAGCGCTGTCGGACACGGTGCTGACCGACGCGCACGGCCTGATCGGCGGGTTCTCCATCCGCAAGACGGTCGCGAGCGTGTACTCGCTGTTCGAGGTCGCCTGCCTGGACGCGCAGGGGCACTTCCTGGGCCGTCCGGTGACCGACCTGCTCGGCGGCCGGGCCCGCGACGCCGTCGAGTTCTCCGCCTACCTGTTCTACAAGTACGGCAAGCACATCGACGGCCGCGAAGACTCCTGGGGCGAGATCACCACGCCCGAGACGCTGGTCGGGTCGGCGAAGCGGATGTTCGACGAGTACGGCTTCCGCTCGATCAAGCTCAAGGGCGGGGTCTACGAGCCGGCCCAGGAGGTCGACGGCGTCCGCGCGCTGGCCGAAGCGTTCCCCGGGCACCCGCTGCGGATCGACCCGAACGGCGCCTGGACGGTCGAAACGAGCATCCGCGTCGCCGAGGAGCTCGACGGTGTCCTCGAGTACCTCGAAGACCCGACGCCGGGCATCGAGGGCATGGCGCGGGTGGCCGAGCGGGCGTCGATGCCGCTGGCCACCAACATGTGCGTGGTCAACTTCGGCGACGTCGAGCCGGGCTTCCGGGCGCGGGCGATCGGCGTGCTGCTGTCGGACCACCACTTCTGGGGCGGCTTGCGCGCCACGCAGGCGTTGTCGGTGACGTGCGAGAGCTTCGGCGTCGGCCTGTCGATGCACTCCAACAGCCACCTCGGGATCAGCCTGGCCGCGATGGTGCAGGTCGCCGCGGCGACGCCGCACCTGACCTACGCCTGCGACACGCACTGGCCGTGGAAGGTCGAGGACGTCATCGAGCCGGGTGTGCTGGAGTTCACCGACGGCGCCGTCGCGGTGCCCACGACCCCGGGGCTCGGGATCACCCTCGACGAGGACGCGCTGGCGAAGCTGCACGAGAACTACGTCCGATGTGGACTGACCAAGCGGGACGACGGGACCTACATGCGGAAGTACGTGCCCGGGTTCGAAGCGAACACGGCGAGGTGGTGA
- a CDS encoding 5-dehydro-4-deoxyglucarate dehydratase — protein sequence MAQNEIELDGLLAFPLTPFTEDLEVNLDALAENVESHIAAGAGALFVACGTGEFSSLSPAEHASVLTRAREVAAGRVPVWVGAGGGAASARAGIAAAQAGGADGVLLLPPYLVTGPSSGLVDFVRYAVGDSSVPVIVYHRGTGVFTAPAAAALLDIPSVVGLKDGYGDVEVMTRIVTTIRSLDTERARNFLFFNGLPTAEVSAKAYAAIGVARYSSAVHCFAPEIAHRFHRALGEGDTRVMDALLTGFYLPLVALRDETPGFAVSLVKAAARLRGDKVGPVRPPLVEPTPEQVRRLEKVVEDGFVTLKGLG from the coding sequence ATGGCACAGAACGAGATCGAGCTGGACGGCCTGCTGGCGTTCCCCCTCACCCCGTTCACCGAGGACCTCGAGGTCAACCTCGACGCGCTCGCGGAGAACGTGGAGAGCCACATCGCGGCGGGCGCCGGTGCGCTGTTCGTCGCGTGCGGCACCGGCGAGTTCAGCTCGCTCTCGCCCGCCGAGCACGCCTCGGTGCTCACCCGGGCCCGGGAGGTGGCCGCCGGCCGCGTCCCGGTCTGGGTGGGCGCCGGGGGCGGCGCGGCGTCGGCGCGGGCCGGCATCGCGGCGGCGCAGGCGGGTGGCGCGGACGGCGTCCTGCTGCTGCCGCCGTACCTGGTCACCGGGCCGTCGTCGGGCCTGGTCGACTTCGTCCGGTACGCGGTGGGGGACTCGTCCGTGCCGGTCATCGTGTACCACCGCGGCACCGGCGTGTTCACCGCGCCGGCCGCCGCCGCACTGCTGGACATCCCGTCGGTCGTGGGCCTCAAGGACGGCTACGGCGACGTCGAGGTGATGACCCGGATCGTCACCACGATCCGGTCGCTGGACACCGAGCGGGCGCGGAACTTCCTGTTCTTCAACGGGTTGCCGACCGCGGAGGTCTCGGCCAAGGCCTACGCCGCGATCGGCGTCGCCCGGTACTCCTCGGCGGTGCACTGCTTCGCGCCGGAGATCGCCCACCGCTTCCACCGCGCGCTCGGCGAAGGCGACACGCGGGTGATGGACGCCCTGCTCACCGGGTTCTACCTGCCGCTGGTGGCGTTGCGGGACGAGACGCCCGGCTTCGCCGTCTCGCTCGTGAAGGCCGCCGCCCGGTTGCGCGGCGACAAGGTCGGCCCGGTCCGGCCGCCGCTGGTCGAACCGACGCCGGAGCAGGTCCGCCGGCTCGAGAAGGTCGTGGAGGACGGCTTCGTGACGCTGAAGGGGCTCGGCTGA
- a CDS encoding sodium:solute symporter family protein, with amino-acid sequence MHALDWAMVCAYFALMIVIGWWSHKRVSDVKDFFTAGGKMPWWLAGISHHMSGYSAVLFVAYAGVAYTTGVTVYFWGFASIGIGVGIGSWLFAARWNRLRSKLGVASPLEYLAKRYNVPTQQALAWSGSLLKIFDIAAKWFAVATLLHVFAGLDYNLGILITGAVTLVYCTIGGLWADALTDFGQFVIQAIAAIVMIVVVLGKLGGISALWTMWDKLPEGHVDPVTSKYTTIFLLVYVLVKTLEYNGGMWNLAQRYMAAPSTQEAKRGARLSSALYLLWPLVLMFPMFAAPLLIPGVKDPTQSYAIMTTTFLPPGLVGLVLAGIFSHTMAMVSSDANAISAVITRDMIPAMFRRTRQWTDVQGLKAARITTVIFVALTMLVATQAQNLGGVLQIVVNWVAALMGPISIPLLLGMLPWFRKCGPRAALISWAGGLIDYALVYYVFKANQTVLVATPILVSLALYIGLGLLAPERSAAADEIVDTVNLADDDVDRKKEGTTVPA; translated from the coding sequence GTGCACGCACTCGACTGGGCGATGGTCTGCGCGTATTTCGCGCTGATGATCGTGATCGGCTGGTGGTCGCACAAGAGAGTCAGCGACGTCAAGGACTTCTTCACGGCCGGCGGCAAGATGCCGTGGTGGCTGGCGGGGATCTCCCACCACATGTCCGGCTACAGCGCCGTGCTCTTCGTCGCGTACGCGGGCGTCGCGTACACCACCGGCGTCACCGTGTACTTCTGGGGCTTCGCCAGCATCGGCATCGGCGTGGGCATCGGCAGCTGGCTGTTCGCCGCCCGCTGGAACCGGTTGCGCTCGAAGCTCGGCGTCGCCTCACCGCTGGAGTACCTGGCCAAGCGGTACAACGTGCCGACGCAGCAGGCGCTGGCCTGGAGCGGCAGCCTGCTGAAGATCTTCGACATCGCGGCCAAGTGGTTCGCCGTCGCGACGCTGCTGCACGTCTTCGCCGGGCTGGACTACAACCTCGGCATCCTCATCACCGGCGCGGTCACCCTGGTCTACTGCACCATCGGCGGCCTGTGGGCCGACGCGCTCACCGACTTCGGCCAGTTCGTCATCCAGGCCATCGCCGCGATCGTGATGATCGTCGTGGTGCTGGGCAAGCTGGGCGGGATCTCGGCGCTCTGGACGATGTGGGACAAGCTGCCCGAAGGCCACGTCGACCCGGTGACGTCCAAGTACACCACCATCTTCCTGCTCGTCTACGTGCTGGTGAAGACGCTGGAGTACAACGGAGGCATGTGGAACCTGGCGCAGCGGTACATGGCCGCGCCGAGCACCCAGGAGGCCAAACGGGGCGCGCGGCTTTCGTCGGCGTTGTACCTGTTGTGGCCGCTGGTGCTGATGTTCCCGATGTTCGCGGCGCCCCTGCTCATCCCCGGTGTCAAGGACCCGACGCAGTCCTACGCGATCATGACCACGACGTTCCTGCCGCCGGGCCTGGTCGGCCTGGTGCTGGCCGGGATCTTCTCGCACACCATGGCGATGGTTTCCTCCGACGCCAACGCGATCTCCGCGGTGATCACCCGCGACATGATCCCGGCGATGTTCCGCCGCACCCGGCAGTGGACCGACGTCCAGGGGCTCAAGGCCGCGCGGATCACCACGGTGATCTTCGTCGCGCTGACCATGCTGGTGGCCACCCAGGCGCAGAACCTCGGCGGCGTGCTGCAGATCGTCGTCAACTGGGTCGCCGCGCTGATGGGCCCGATCTCGATCCCGCTGCTGCTGGGCATGCTGCCGTGGTTCCGCAAGTGCGGCCCGCGCGCGGCGCTGATCTCCTGGGCGGGCGGCCTGATCGACTACGCGCTGGTGTACTACGTGTTCAAGGCGAACCAGACCGTGCTGGTCGCGACCCCGATCCTCGTTTCGCTGGCGCTCTACATCGGCCTCGGGCTGCTCGCTCCCGAGCGCAGCGCGGCCGCCGATGAGATCGTCGACACCGTGAACCTCGCCGACGACGACGTCGACCGCAAGAAGGAAGGCACGACCGTGCCCGCCTGA
- a CDS encoding IclR family transcriptional regulator: MPQKVDNPAAADGAPAESSGVKSARRAVDLIETFAANDVWLSLSDLHARTGFPRSSLHGLLRTLLEAGWLEADANTARYRLGVRALICGTAYLDRDAVVPFATEALERIREKTGFTAHFARRNGTEVVYLETRESQRSTHLVSRVGRTLPAHATALGKALLAELTHDEIEALMPATLTALTPNTITTLEGLHAEFAATRERGYAAEVEEGTLGVRCVAAVIPYRIPGTDAISCSMPIAQVTDDDARRVGELLAETTAELGQQLRRAGIR, encoded by the coding sequence ATGCCGCAGAAGGTGGACAACCCGGCAGCGGCCGACGGCGCCCCCGCCGAGAGTTCGGGCGTCAAGTCCGCACGGCGGGCCGTCGACCTCATCGAGACCTTCGCGGCGAACGACGTCTGGCTGTCCCTGTCGGACCTGCACGCGCGCACGGGTTTCCCGCGCTCGTCGCTGCACGGCCTGCTGCGGACGCTGCTGGAGGCCGGCTGGCTGGAGGCGGACGCGAACACCGCTCGCTACCGCCTCGGCGTCCGCGCGCTGATCTGCGGCACGGCGTACCTGGACCGCGACGCCGTCGTCCCGTTCGCCACCGAAGCACTGGAGCGCATCCGGGAGAAGACCGGCTTCACCGCCCACTTCGCGCGCCGCAACGGCACCGAGGTCGTCTACCTGGAGACGCGCGAGTCGCAGCGGTCGACGCACCTCGTCTCCCGCGTCGGGCGCACGCTGCCCGCGCACGCGACCGCGCTGGGCAAGGCCCTGCTGGCCGAGCTGACGCACGACGAGATCGAGGCGCTGATGCCGGCGACGCTGACCGCGCTGACGCCGAACACCATCACCACGCTCGAAGGCCTGCACGCCGAGTTCGCCGCCACCCGCGAGCGCGGGTACGCCGCCGAGGTCGAGGAAGGCACGCTGGGCGTCCGGTGCGTCGCCGCGGTGATCCCCTACCGCATCCCGGGCACCGACGCGATCAGCTGCTCGATGCCCATCGCCCAGGTGACCGACGACGACGCCCGCCGCGTCGGCGAACTGCTCGCCGAGACCACCGCCGAGCTCGGGCAGCAGCTGCGCCGGGCCGGCATCCGTTAA